One Streptomyces mobaraensis NBRC 13819 = DSM 40847 DNA segment encodes these proteins:
- a CDS encoding AAA family ATPase, which produces MTSTAGTGALVGRHREKALLGRALDDARTGTGGSALLLRGEPGIGKTALLEWTEARARALGFTVLRAVGAEAEAELAFGALHQALWPLLQRSEALPARQREALECALGLRDGMPPNGFTVGASALSLLAEAARERPQLLLIDDLHWADSSSATVFAFLHRRLTELPLVIVSASRPDRAATEGWPAHPVDVGALPPADAGALLRQRHPELAATTADRVLEEAAGNPLALVELPRHLREDQLKGIVPLPEGLPLGQRLERLFTGRLQALSAPAARTLLLAALSGTTAGDTGGAWAHAATAVAGRNAAAAETAVPAAGPAGPTAGPAGPDVSAAPSGLAAAAGPDASAAPSGLAAAAGPEVSATPSGLAAATGPAGSTTAAGPAGSNAAAELAGSTATAGLADSPATAASVTPAGSVTPAGSATPAGSTASAEPAASAERAEPAEPAEPCVAAAVAGLTGPDVFVGPSRPAATAGFADSAATAATAATAGLADSAVAASPAGSAVTAEPAGSAAAAEAADSPATAATAGPTAKADPTANPGPDTTPTPTPTAEAVLDEIEAGGLARLDASGRLLFRHPLVRAAVLSTARRSELRAAHRQLAAGLDVGDPRRLVHEASAALVPDEDLAARLQEAGGRIARRGGAAEGALLLDRAAALSTEPAARARRLTWAAVMAAHGGRLRYTARLVEELRRGPVPPDAAPLFAYATVYVDQGHRVDFASSFTLLPEALDALTAPGAESFGGLAEQVCFKLLLAATYTDDARAWQALERHLDDMSPLARLCHRAWSDPARTAQGVSEELKALVAGMNEEQEAGGAWLLLWTASAVDLADDDLWRRFTGQHAYATQGSIAKARSYQDFLRGRWDAAGDCLREAEVADELGYHCNALLFRLAYAHFAAGRGDEDELRMVDGLIRPVAVRARMRYATDRLTHLTALAALAHGRHEDAYCDLVSLTPPGILPRGLPWFQLPFLDFVDAAVHTGRRAEARAHVAAGRAARMAEISAHHAFLLAAATALAAPDDEADAAYRAAYQVPGADQWVFELARLRLAHGSWLRRHRRAEAHDVLREAHRAFQGLRARPWEERCARELRAAGHAVGPTAGGHALLTGQELRIAELAATGLTNKEIAQRLRLSPRTVAAHLYKIFPKLGITTRAALAQALRHD; this is translated from the coding sequence GTGACGTCCACAGCCGGTACCGGGGCCCTCGTGGGCCGGCACCGTGAGAAGGCGCTGCTGGGCCGTGCGCTGGACGACGCGCGGACCGGCACCGGCGGCTCGGCGCTCCTGCTGCGCGGCGAGCCCGGGATCGGCAAGACGGCCCTGCTGGAGTGGACGGAGGCGCGCGCCCGCGCCCTCGGTTTCACCGTGTTGCGCGCGGTGGGCGCCGAGGCCGAGGCGGAACTCGCGTTCGGAGCGCTGCACCAGGCGCTCTGGCCCCTGCTGCAACGCTCCGAGGCGCTGCCGGCCCGCCAGCGCGAGGCGCTGGAGTGCGCGCTGGGACTCCGCGACGGAATGCCGCCGAACGGTTTCACCGTCGGCGCCTCCGCGCTGTCCCTGCTCGCGGAGGCGGCCCGCGAACGCCCCCAACTGCTGCTGATCGACGACCTGCACTGGGCCGACTCGTCCAGTGCCACGGTCTTCGCCTTCCTGCACCGCCGGCTCACGGAGCTGCCGCTCGTCATCGTCAGCGCCAGCCGCCCCGACCGGGCGGCCACCGAGGGCTGGCCCGCGCACCCGGTGGACGTCGGGGCGCTGCCGCCCGCCGACGCGGGCGCCCTGCTGCGGCAGCGGCACCCCGAACTCGCCGCCACCACCGCCGACCGCGTACTGGAGGAAGCCGCGGGCAACCCGCTGGCCCTCGTCGAACTCCCGCGCCACCTCCGCGAGGACCAGCTCAAGGGCATCGTCCCGCTGCCCGAAGGACTGCCCCTCGGGCAGCGACTGGAGCGGCTGTTCACCGGCCGGCTCCAAGCCTTGAGCGCCCCGGCGGCCCGCACCCTCCTGCTGGCCGCCCTCAGCGGCACCACGGCCGGCGACACCGGCGGCGCTTGGGCACACGCGGCCACCGCGGTCGCCGGCCGTAACGCCGCAGCCGCAGAGACCGCCGTGCCGGCCGCCGGGCCTGCCGGGCCGACCGCCGGGCCTGCCGGTCCGGACGTGTCCGCCGCCCCCTCCGGTCTCGCCGCAGCCGCTGGTCCGGACGCGTCCGCCGCCCCCTCCGGTCTCGCCGCAGCCGCTGGTCCGGAGGTGTCCGCCACCCCTTCCGGTCTCGCCGCAGCCACCGGCCCGGCCGGCTCCACCACGGCCGCCGGGCCTGCCGGCTCTAATGCGGCCGCCGAACTTGCCGGATCCACCGCGACCGCTGGGCTTGCCGATTCCCCCGCGACCGCCGCATCTGTCACCCCTGCCGGGTCTGTCACCCCTGCCGGGTCTGCCACCCCTGCCGGGTCCACCGCGTCGGCTGAGCCCGCCGCGTCGGCTGAGCGCGCCGAGCCCGCCGAGCCCGCCGAGCCCTGCGTGGCCGCTGCAGTTGCCGGGCTGACCGGGCCCGACGTGTTCGTCGGCCCCTCCCGGCCCGCCGCGACCGCCGGGTTTGCCGATTCCGCCGCGACCGCCGCGACCGCCGCGACCGCCGGGCTTGCCGACTCCGCCGTAGCCGCCAGCCCTGCCGGGTCAGCCGTAACCGCTGAGCCTGCCGGGTCCGCCGCAGCCGCTGAAGCCGCCGATTCCCCCGCGACCGCCGCAACCGCCGGCCCCACCGCCAAAGCCGACCCCACCGCCAACCCTGGCCCTGACACCACCCCCACCCCCACCCCCACCGCCGAAGCCGTCCTCGACGAGATCGAGGCCGGCGGGCTCGCCCGGTTGGACGCCTCCGGGCGGCTCCTCTTCCGGCACCCACTCGTCCGCGCCGCCGTCCTCTCCACCGCCCGCCGTTCCGAACTCCGTGCAGCGCACCGGCAGTTGGCGGCCGGTCTGGACGTCGGTGACCCGCGCAGGCTCGTGCACGAGGCGTCCGCCGCCCTCGTCCCGGACGAGGACCTCGCCGCCCGCCTCCAGGAGGCGGGCGGCCGGATCGCCCGCCGCGGCGGCGCCGCCGAAGGCGCCCTGCTGCTCGACCGCGCGGCAGCGCTCAGCACCGAACCGGCCGCCCGCGCCCGCCGGCTGACCTGGGCGGCGGTCATGGCCGCCCACGGCGGCCGGCTCCGCTACACCGCGCGGCTGGTGGAGGAGCTGCGCCGGGGACCCGTACCGCCGGACGCGGCACCGCTGTTCGCGTATGCGACGGTGTACGTCGACCAGGGCCACCGCGTCGACTTCGCGTCCTCGTTCACCCTCCTCCCCGAAGCCCTGGACGCGCTCACCGCGCCCGGCGCGGAGTCCTTCGGCGGCCTCGCCGAGCAGGTCTGCTTCAAACTCCTGCTCGCCGCCACCTACACCGACGACGCCCGCGCGTGGCAGGCCCTGGAACGCCACCTCGACGACATGTCCCCGCTGGCCCGGCTGTGCCACCGTGCCTGGTCCGACCCGGCGCGTACCGCACAGGGCGTCTCCGAGGAACTGAAGGCCCTGGTCGCGGGGATGAACGAGGAGCAGGAGGCCGGCGGCGCGTGGCTGCTGCTGTGGACGGCGTCGGCGGTGGACCTCGCCGACGACGACCTGTGGCGCCGCTTCACGGGCCAGCACGCCTACGCCACCCAGGGCTCCATCGCCAAGGCCCGCTCGTACCAGGACTTCCTGCGCGGACGCTGGGACGCGGCCGGCGACTGCCTGCGGGAGGCCGAGGTCGCCGACGAACTCGGTTACCACTGCAACGCACTCCTCTTCCGCCTCGCCTACGCCCACTTCGCCGCCGGCCGCGGCGACGAGGACGAACTGCGCATGGTGGACGGCCTGATCCGGCCGGTGGCCGTCCGCGCCCGCATGCGGTACGCCACCGACCGGCTCACCCACCTGACCGCCCTCGCCGCCCTGGCGCACGGCCGGCACGAGGACGCCTACTGCGATCTGGTCTCGCTCACCCCGCCGGGCATCCTGCCCCGCGGCCTGCCCTGGTTCCAGCTGCCGTTCCTCGACTTCGTCGACGCCGCCGTGCACACCGGACGGCGCGCGGAGGCGCGGGCGCACGTGGCGGCGGGACGGGCGGCGCGGATGGCGGAGATCTCCGCCCACCACGCCTTCCTCCTCGCCGCCGCCACCGCCCTCGCCGCGCCCGACGACGAGGCCGACGCCGCCTACCGGGCCGCCTACCAGGTGCCCGGCGCCGACCAGTGGGTCTTCGAACTCGCCCGGCTGCGGCTGGCCCACGGCTCGTGGCTGCGCCGCCACCGCCGCGCCGAGGCGCACGACGTCCTGCGCGAGGCCCACCGGGCGTTCCAGGGACTGCGCGCCCGGCCGTGGGAGGAGCGGTGCGCGCGCGAACTCCGCGCGGCCGGCCACGCGGTCGGCCCGACCGCCGGCGGGCACGCGCTGCTCACCGGGCAGGAGCTGCGCATCGCCGAACTCGCCGCGACCGGCCTGACGAACAAGGAGATAGCCCAGCGGCTCCGGCTCTCCCCGCGTACGGTGGCGGCCCACCTGTACAAGATCTTTCCGAAGCTCGGCATCACCACCCGCGCGGCCCTCGCGCAGGCGCTGCGGCACGACTGA
- a CDS encoding HAD family acid phosphatase, producing MPPTTSAPLTRSTGTAGPARPAPRFRTAALATLAALALPFAAPGTANAAQAGPDADVPDYRTWQADVRKAVDPVLPWLRDRVAGHGGGKPAVVLDIDNTALETYYHPGRANEPVLRVAEWAHEHKVAVLFVTARTSSSSARKELRAAGYPVDAVCTREHGESKAEGKERCREELTEGGYRITANIGNRSTDFAGGYYEKGFKLPDYDGKLS from the coding sequence ATGCCCCCCACCACGTCCGCCCCGCTCACCCGGTCCACCGGGACCGCCGGGCCCGCCCGGCCCGCTCCGAGGTTCCGTACCGCCGCCCTCGCCACGCTGGCCGCGCTCGCGCTGCCCTTCGCGGCGCCGGGCACCGCCAACGCCGCACAGGCCGGCCCCGACGCGGACGTCCCCGACTACCGGACCTGGCAGGCCGACGTGCGCAAGGCCGTCGATCCGGTGCTCCCCTGGCTGCGGGACCGGGTCGCCGGCCACGGCGGCGGGAAGCCGGCCGTCGTACTGGACATCGACAACACCGCGCTGGAGACCTACTACCACCCGGGCCGCGCCAACGAGCCCGTCCTCCGCGTGGCCGAGTGGGCGCACGAGCACAAGGTGGCCGTCCTCTTCGTCACCGCCCGCACGTCGTCCTCGTCCGCCCGGAAGGAACTCAGGGCCGCCGGCTACCCGGTGGACGCGGTCTGCACCCGGGAGCACGGCGAGAGCAAGGCCGAGGGCAAGGAGCGCTGCCGCGAGGAGCTGACGGAGGGCGGCTACCGCATCACCGCGAACATCGGCAACCGCTCCACCGACTTCGCGGGCGGTTACTACGAGAAGGGCTTCAAGCTGCCGGATTACGACGGCAAGCTCTCCTGA
- a CDS encoding DUF3618 domain-containing protein — protein MSASSEGGRSGVGRDEVARSEAGRGAPTMEDLRAQAEDAREELGGTVDALARKADVKAQAKRKATAVKDAAGQATEQVLAKGSDAVRQVRDRVPEPVRAQAATARAELAHRTTTAVATVRERTPAPLLMAVRQVTGLLRRGRGPLLAAGAVVLVTGAARRARRSP, from the coding sequence ATGAGCGCGAGTTCCGAGGGCGGACGGTCCGGTGTCGGACGGGACGAGGTCGCACGGTCCGAGGCCGGACGGGGCGCCCCGACGATGGAGGACCTGCGGGCCCAAGCGGAGGACGCCCGCGAGGAACTGGGCGGCACGGTGGACGCCCTCGCGCGGAAGGCCGACGTGAAGGCGCAGGCGAAGCGGAAGGCGACCGCCGTCAAGGACGCGGCCGGGCAGGCCACGGAACAGGTGCTCGCCAAGGGTTCGGACGCCGTCCGGCAGGTACGGGACCGGGTACCGGAACCCGTCCGCGCCCAGGCGGCCACCGCCCGCGCCGAACTGGCACACCGCACCACCACGGCCGTCGCGACGGTACGCGAACGCACCCCGGCGCCGCTGCTGATGGCGGTCCGGCAGGTCACCGGGTTGCTGCGCCGTGGGCGGGGACCCCTGCTGGCGGCGGGGGCCGTCGTCCTCGTGACCGGGGCGGCGCGGCGCGCGAGGAGGTCCCCGTGA
- a CDS encoding phage holin family protein, whose translation MPDRAEEPVSALVSRASDQLAELVRAEMRLARAEMLEKGRSFGRGGGLLGGAGLVAYVAFMALAAAAVAALSLVLPVWAAALVVAGVLAVCAGVLAVAGRRRIRAAAPPVPGQAIEGVRKDTAMIKERSTR comes from the coding sequence GTGCCGGACCGTGCGGAGGAGCCGGTGAGCGCCCTCGTCTCCCGGGCGTCCGACCAACTCGCCGAGCTGGTACGGGCGGAGATGCGGCTGGCCCGGGCGGAGATGCTCGAAAAGGGGCGGAGCTTCGGCCGGGGCGGCGGCCTTCTCGGTGGCGCCGGCCTGGTGGCGTACGTGGCGTTCATGGCCCTGGCGGCGGCCGCCGTCGCCGCCCTGTCCCTGGTGCTGCCGGTGTGGGCGGCGGCGCTCGTCGTCGCGGGGGTGCTGGCCGTGTGCGCCGGGGTGCTGGCCGTCGCGGGCCGCAGGCGGATCCGCGCGGCTGCGCCGCCGGTTCCCGGGCAGGCGATCGAAGGCGTCAGGAAGGACACCGCGATGATCAAGGAGAGGAGTACGCGATGA
- a CDS encoding DNA topoisomerase IB, whose amino-acid sequence MTGTKSSAGTVIPAREGRRARTLPRQASGPAAPARTGAGDWTRRAPSRLHHSRPTEPGYVRLRHGRGFRYRDAEGAPLRDPDALARIRELVIPPAWRDVWICARPDGHLQAVGTDAAGRRQYLYHPAFRAEQERAKHDHVLDVAEALPALREAVEGHLTDRGLTRRRVLATAVRLLDLGFLRVGSDRYTELHNSYGLTTLLREHARRSRGAVVFTYVGKHGRETVLPVSDPAACRTLTALLRRRGGGDRLLAYWDRRAWHDVSGDDVNAYLKEQAGLDVTAKDFRTWHATVMAAVALAVSQGAARSETARRRAVARAAAEVAGYLGNTPAVCRASYINPRVIELYEEGVTIAPALPRLGADTDPGVPATHGQAERAVLHLLRTGHPPAAP is encoded by the coding sequence ATGACCGGTACGAAGAGTTCCGCCGGAACCGTGATCCCCGCCCGGGAAGGCCGCCGGGCCCGTACCCTCCCGCGGCAGGCGTCCGGCCCGGCCGCTCCCGCCCGCACCGGCGCCGGCGACTGGACGAGACGGGCACCGTCCCGCCTGCACCACAGCCGGCCCACGGAACCCGGTTACGTTCGCCTCCGGCACGGGCGCGGCTTCCGTTACCGCGACGCGGAGGGCGCGCCGCTGCGCGACCCCGACGCGCTCGCGCGGATCCGCGAGCTGGTCATCCCGCCCGCCTGGCGCGATGTGTGGATCTGCGCCCGGCCGGACGGCCACCTCCAGGCCGTGGGCACCGACGCCGCGGGCCGCCGCCAGTACCTGTACCACCCGGCGTTCCGCGCCGAGCAGGAGCGGGCCAAGCACGACCACGTCCTGGACGTCGCCGAGGCGCTGCCCGCGCTCCGGGAGGCCGTCGAGGGGCACCTCACCGACCGGGGCCTGACCCGGCGCCGCGTCCTGGCCACCGCCGTCCGCCTGCTGGACCTCGGCTTCTTACGCGTCGGCAGCGACCGCTACACCGAACTGCACAACAGCTACGGCCTCACCACGCTGCTGCGCGAACACGCCCGACGCAGCCGTGGCGCGGTCGTCTTCACCTACGTCGGCAAACACGGCAGGGAGACCGTCCTGCCCGTCAGCGACCCCGCCGCCTGCCGCACCCTGACCGCGTTGCTCCGCCGCCGCGGCGGCGGCGACCGGCTGCTCGCCTACTGGGACCGGCGCGCCTGGCACGACGTGAGCGGCGACGACGTCAACGCCTACCTCAAGGAACAGGCCGGTCTCGACGTCACCGCCAAGGACTTCCGCACCTGGCACGCCACCGTGATGGCCGCCGTCGCGCTGGCCGTCTCCCAGGGCGCCGCCCGCAGCGAGACCGCCCGGCGCCGGGCCGTCGCCCGCGCGGCGGCCGAGGTCGCCGGCTACCTCGGGAACACGCCCGCCGTCTGCCGCGCCTCGTACATCAACCCGCGGGTGATCGAGCTGTACGAGGAGGGCGTCACCATCGCCCCCGCCCTCCCCCGCCTGGGCGCCGACACGGACCCCGGCGTCCCGGCCACCCACGGCCAGGCCGAACGAGCCGTCCTCCACCTGCTCCGAACGGGCCACCCACCGGCGGCCCCCTGA
- a CDS encoding GNAT family N-acetyltransferase, translating into MRPITGHDELDLFRQLPYALNEELADDLAAGRRRPEWMWVALRGDRLLARAAWWGRPTGDAPLILDILDIEDSASGSDHVDIGVRLLHAAMAATLPNGSRPPEYSRFVPPGWRENAVTRQAVEDRMTVLERAGARLFVERLRLEWRPGSPVPEPDGRLVFRPVRDVEELVALMSSVLDGTLDAHSRDDLTRMSGHEAAVRHYEDELARYASPRDWWRIATLPDGAPVGFVVPARNDYNAIIAYIAVLPSHRGNGYIDDILAEGTRILAAQHVPRIRASTDLGNTPMANAFRRAGYVNFEREINMTWS; encoded by the coding sequence ATGCGTCCGATCACCGGACACGACGAACTCGACCTCTTCCGCCAACTGCCTTACGCCCTTAACGAGGAACTGGCGGACGACCTCGCCGCCGGCCGCCGACGTCCGGAATGGATGTGGGTCGCCCTCCGCGGTGACCGCCTGCTCGCCAGGGCGGCCTGGTGGGGCCGACCAACCGGCGACGCGCCACTCATCCTGGACATCCTCGACATCGAGGACAGCGCTTCGGGCTCCGATCACGTGGACATCGGGGTCCGGCTTCTGCACGCCGCGATGGCCGCCACCCTGCCGAACGGGTCGCGTCCCCCCGAGTACAGCCGTTTCGTCCCGCCGGGCTGGCGTGAGAACGCGGTAACGAGACAAGCCGTCGAAGACCGCATGACGGTACTCGAACGGGCCGGTGCCCGGCTCTTCGTCGAACGACTACGCCTGGAATGGCGTCCGGGATCGCCGGTTCCCGAGCCCGACGGGCGCCTCGTCTTCCGGCCGGTCCGCGATGTCGAGGAACTCGTGGCCCTGATGTCCTCGGTTCTGGACGGGACTTTGGACGCACACAGCCGTGACGACCTGACCCGGATGTCGGGACACGAAGCGGCCGTCCGGCACTATGAGGACGAGCTGGCGCGTTATGCCAGTCCGCGGGACTGGTGGCGCATCGCGACGCTGCCCGACGGAGCGCCCGTGGGGTTCGTCGTCCCGGCACGCAACGACTACAACGCGATCATCGCCTACATCGCGGTCCTGCCCTCACACCGCGGCAACGGCTACATCGACGACATCCTCGCCGAGGGCACCCGAATCCTCGCCGCGCAGCACGTCCCCCGCATCCGCGCGTCCACGGACCTCGGCAACACCCCGATGGCGAACGCCTTCCGGCGCGCCGGATACGTCAATTTCGAGCGCGAGATCAACATGACCTGGAGCTGA
- a CDS encoding DUF4235 domain-containing protein, translating into MKAVKIAYKPVGLVLGLAGGMLAGAAFRRTWKLLGHDDDAPDATDEDRTWREILLAAALQGAVFAVVKATVDRAGATATRRLTGTWPD; encoded by the coding sequence GTGAAGGCGGTGAAGATCGCCTACAAACCGGTCGGGCTCGTCCTCGGCCTGGCCGGCGGCATGCTCGCCGGAGCGGCGTTCCGCCGGACGTGGAAACTGCTCGGGCACGACGACGACGCACCCGACGCGACCGACGAGGACCGCACCTGGCGCGAGATCCTGCTCGCCGCGGCCCTGCAGGGCGCGGTCTTCGCCGTCGTCAAGGCGACCGTCGACCGCGCCGGCGCCACCGCGACGCGCCGACTGACGGGAACGTGGCCGGACTGA